One genomic region from Amaranthus tricolor cultivar Red isolate AtriRed21 chromosome 12, ASM2621246v1, whole genome shotgun sequence encodes:
- the LOC130828834 gene encoding probable sugar phosphate/phosphate translocator At2g25520, translating to MSTGGSLSDGVIKKIVLSYTYVAIWIFLSFTVIVYNKFILDRKMYNWPYPISLTMIHMSFCSSLAFLLVKVLKLVESVTMSREVYFSSVVPIGALYACSLWLSNSAYIYLSVSFIQMLKALMPVAVYSIGVLLKKENFKGVIMGNMIAISVGVAIAAYGEAKFDTWGVFLQLGAVAFEATRLVLIQILLTSKGINFNPITSLYYVAPCCLVFLSIPWILVEYPLLRDSSSFHLDWFIFGTNSVCAFALNLAVFLLVGKTSALTMNVAGVVKDWLLIAFSWSVIKDTVTPINLFGYGLAFLGVAYYNHYKLQALKAKDAQKKASQADDEQGRLLEERNGDGRRSDTQS from the coding sequence ATGTCTACCGGTGGATCTTTGAGTGATGGTGTGATAAAAAAGATTGTTTTATCCTACACTTATGTTGCAATTTGGATCTTTCTAAGTTTTACTGTGATTGTTTACAATAAATTcattttagatagaaaaatgTACAATTGGCCTTACCCAATTTCTCTAACCATGATTCACATGTCGTTTTGTTCATCTTTAGCCTTTCTTCTTGTCAAAGTTTTGAAATTGGTTGAATCAGTTACAATGTCAAGAGAAGTTTATTTCTCTAGTGTTGTACCAATTGGTGCGCTTTATGCTTGTTCTCTTTGGCTTTCTAATTCGGCTTATATCTATCTTTCTGTGTCTTTCATTCAAATGTTGAAAGCTTTAATGCCAGTTGCTGTTTATTCAATTGGGGTTTTGTTGAAAAAAGAGAATTTTAAAGGTGTTATAATGGGGAATATGATTGCCATTTCTGTTGGGGTTGCAATTGCTGCATATGGTGAAGCTAAGTTTGATACATGGGGTGTTTTTCTTCAATTGGGTGCTGTTGCATTTGAAGCAACAAGATTGGTTTTGATCCAGATCTTATTGACATCAAAGGGTATAAATTTTAACCCAATTACATCTCTTTATTATGTTGCACCTTGTTGTTTGGTGTTCCTTTCAATCCCTTGGATCTTAGTTGAATACCCACTTTTAAGAGATTCATCAAGTTTCCATCTTGATTGGTTTATTTTTGGGACAAATTCTGTTTGTGCTTTTGCATTGAATCTTGCTGTGTTTTTGCTTGTGGGAAAGACCTCTGCTTTGACAATGAATGTTGCTGGGGTTGTTAAAGATTGGCTTCTAATTGCATTCTCTTGGTCTGTGATTAAAGATACTGTTACTCCTATCAATTTATTTGGTTATGGTTTGGCATTTTTGGGTGTTGCATACTACAACCATTACAAGTTGCAGGCTCTTAAGGCTAAGGATGCTCAAAAGAAGGCCAGTCAGGCTGATGATGAGCAAGGTAGGTTGCTTGAAGAAAGAAATGGTGATGGAAGAAGGAGTGATACTCAATCTTGA